The Elaeis guineensis isolate ETL-2024a chromosome 13, EG11, whole genome shotgun sequence genome includes a region encoding these proteins:
- the LOC105056272 gene encoding dof zinc finger protein DOF5.6 isoform X1, translating into MVTPSMQICMDSSDWLKSIVHEESGMVSSSPSGELISCSRPPMMERRLRPQHDQALKCPRCDSTHTKFCYYNNYSLSQPRYFCKTCRRYWTKGGSLRNVPVGGGCRKNKRSVAKKPSEQPPQHVSSFHDATDLHLSFSGVQFPHLGSLADTPRNLNFIECKYNPSVESSAGGLDLMMDTRFGAMLGSSRGHSFSDLGLGETSHGFALGGFPGVNQLGFSVDGNHEALVEACQRLALPYEAHENPSAVEVKPDNRILSLEWQDQYCADGGRESMGYSGLWNGMINCHGPSTTI; encoded by the exons ATGGTTACTCCTTCAATGCAGATCTGCATGGATTCTTCTGACTGGCTCAAG AGCATCGTTCATGAGGAAAGTGGAATGGTTTCCTCCTCTCCATCTGGGGAACTGATCTCCTGCTCCAGGCCACCGATGATGGAGCGAAGGCTGAGGCCCCAGCATGATCAGGCTCTCAAGTGCCCCAGGTGCGACTCAACCCACACCAAGTTCTGCTACTACAACAACTACAGCCTCTCCCAGCCAAGGTACTTCTGCAAGACCTGCAGGAGGTATTGGACCAAGGGAGGGTCCCTTCGGAATGTACCTGTCGGCGGTGGCTGCCGGAAGAACAAGCGGTCGGTGGCCAAGAAGCCGTCTGAACAACCACCTCAGCATGTCTCATCCTTTCATGATGCGACCGACCTCCACCTCTCCTTCTCCGGGGTGCAATTCCCGCACCTCGGTTCATTGGCTGACACACCTCGCAACCTTAACTTCATCGAATGCAAGTACAATCCATCGGTCGAGAGCTCTGCGGGTGGTCTTGATCTGATGATGGACACTAGGTTTGGAGCCATGTTGGGGAGCTCCAGGGGCCATAGCTTCAGTGACTTGGGACTCGGAGAGACAAGTCATGGATTCGCATTAGGTGGCTTCCCTGGGGTTAACCAGCTTGGGTTTTCTGTTGACGGGAACCATGAAGCACTTGTGGAAGCTTGCCAGAGGCTGGCACTCCCATATGAAGCACATGAGAACCCCAGTGCAGTGGAGGTGAAACCAGACAATAGGATTCTATCACTGGAGTGGCAAGATCAGTATTGCGCTGATGGGGGGCGAGAATCAATGGGGTACTCTGGATTGTGGAATGGGATGATCAATTGCCATGGACCCTCAACAACCATCTGA
- the LOC105056272 gene encoding dof zinc finger protein DOF5.6 isoform X2: MDSSDWLKSIVHEESGMVSSSPSGELISCSRPPMMERRLRPQHDQALKCPRCDSTHTKFCYYNNYSLSQPRYFCKTCRRYWTKGGSLRNVPVGGGCRKNKRSVAKKPSEQPPQHVSSFHDATDLHLSFSGVQFPHLGSLADTPRNLNFIECKYNPSVESSAGGLDLMMDTRFGAMLGSSRGHSFSDLGLGETSHGFALGGFPGVNQLGFSVDGNHEALVEACQRLALPYEAHENPSAVEVKPDNRILSLEWQDQYCADGGRESMGYSGLWNGMINCHGPSTTI; the protein is encoded by the exons ATGGATTCTTCTGACTGGCTCAAG AGCATCGTTCATGAGGAAAGTGGAATGGTTTCCTCCTCTCCATCTGGGGAACTGATCTCCTGCTCCAGGCCACCGATGATGGAGCGAAGGCTGAGGCCCCAGCATGATCAGGCTCTCAAGTGCCCCAGGTGCGACTCAACCCACACCAAGTTCTGCTACTACAACAACTACAGCCTCTCCCAGCCAAGGTACTTCTGCAAGACCTGCAGGAGGTATTGGACCAAGGGAGGGTCCCTTCGGAATGTACCTGTCGGCGGTGGCTGCCGGAAGAACAAGCGGTCGGTGGCCAAGAAGCCGTCTGAACAACCACCTCAGCATGTCTCATCCTTTCATGATGCGACCGACCTCCACCTCTCCTTCTCCGGGGTGCAATTCCCGCACCTCGGTTCATTGGCTGACACACCTCGCAACCTTAACTTCATCGAATGCAAGTACAATCCATCGGTCGAGAGCTCTGCGGGTGGTCTTGATCTGATGATGGACACTAGGTTTGGAGCCATGTTGGGGAGCTCCAGGGGCCATAGCTTCAGTGACTTGGGACTCGGAGAGACAAGTCATGGATTCGCATTAGGTGGCTTCCCTGGGGTTAACCAGCTTGGGTTTTCTGTTGACGGGAACCATGAAGCACTTGTGGAAGCTTGCCAGAGGCTGGCACTCCCATATGAAGCACATGAGAACCCCAGTGCAGTGGAGGTGAAACCAGACAATAGGATTCTATCACTGGAGTGGCAAGATCAGTATTGCGCTGATGGGGGGCGAGAATCAATGGGGTACTCTGGATTGTGGAATGGGATGATCAATTGCCATGGACCCTCAACAACCATCTGA
- the LOC105056272 gene encoding dof zinc finger protein DOF5.6 isoform X3: protein MVSSSPSGELISCSRPPMMERRLRPQHDQALKCPRCDSTHTKFCYYNNYSLSQPRYFCKTCRRYWTKGGSLRNVPVGGGCRKNKRSVAKKPSEQPPQHVSSFHDATDLHLSFSGVQFPHLGSLADTPRNLNFIECKYNPSVESSAGGLDLMMDTRFGAMLGSSRGHSFSDLGLGETSHGFALGGFPGVNQLGFSVDGNHEALVEACQRLALPYEAHENPSAVEVKPDNRILSLEWQDQYCADGGRESMGYSGLWNGMINCHGPSTTI from the coding sequence ATGGTTTCCTCCTCTCCATCTGGGGAACTGATCTCCTGCTCCAGGCCACCGATGATGGAGCGAAGGCTGAGGCCCCAGCATGATCAGGCTCTCAAGTGCCCCAGGTGCGACTCAACCCACACCAAGTTCTGCTACTACAACAACTACAGCCTCTCCCAGCCAAGGTACTTCTGCAAGACCTGCAGGAGGTATTGGACCAAGGGAGGGTCCCTTCGGAATGTACCTGTCGGCGGTGGCTGCCGGAAGAACAAGCGGTCGGTGGCCAAGAAGCCGTCTGAACAACCACCTCAGCATGTCTCATCCTTTCATGATGCGACCGACCTCCACCTCTCCTTCTCCGGGGTGCAATTCCCGCACCTCGGTTCATTGGCTGACACACCTCGCAACCTTAACTTCATCGAATGCAAGTACAATCCATCGGTCGAGAGCTCTGCGGGTGGTCTTGATCTGATGATGGACACTAGGTTTGGAGCCATGTTGGGGAGCTCCAGGGGCCATAGCTTCAGTGACTTGGGACTCGGAGAGACAAGTCATGGATTCGCATTAGGTGGCTTCCCTGGGGTTAACCAGCTTGGGTTTTCTGTTGACGGGAACCATGAAGCACTTGTGGAAGCTTGCCAGAGGCTGGCACTCCCATATGAAGCACATGAGAACCCCAGTGCAGTGGAGGTGAAACCAGACAATAGGATTCTATCACTGGAGTGGCAAGATCAGTATTGCGCTGATGGGGGGCGAGAATCAATGGGGTACTCTGGATTGTGGAATGGGATGATCAATTGCCATGGACCCTCAACAACCATCTGA